The genomic stretch GCAGTAGTCGAATCCCTCGAACTGAAACTGCGTGATGCGATGCCGTTGATGTTTGCCGCGATCACCGGTCAGGCGAGCTCGGTATCGGTGCTTGATGCGATGGAAATTCTCGGGCCGGACCTGACCCGTTTCCGTCTGCGCCAGGCGATTGACCTGCTGGGCGGCGTGTCGAAGAAAGAAAACAAAGAGTGGGAAAAGCTGTTGGGCGCTATCGCCTGATTGCGTTTGACTCTGCAGGACGCGCCGGAGGTCAGGATCTTTTGATCCCGTCCTTCGGCGTTTTCCCCCGAATTTACGGGGGGAGGGTGGTAAGTGATTGTTATGCCGACAAAAAATTTTGAAATTTTTCAAAAATAAGTTTGACAGCCTTTCGATACGCCCTTAAGATTCGCCCCGTCCTCAGCGATGACATCAACGATGAGGGGCTATAGCTCAGCTGGGAGAGCGCTTGCATGGCATGCAAGAGGTCGACGGTTCGATCCCGTCTAGCTCCACCAATTTACACTTCGAAGCCTGGCCACACCGGCTTCGAAGCGATCAACACTCAGCGTTGATCAGATGTATAGAAGGGTTTGCGTCCCCTTCGTCTAGTGGCCTAGGACACCGCCCTTTCACGGCGGTAACAGGGGTTCGAGTCCCCTAGGGGACGCCAGTTTTACAGAAGCGATGTTGCAAGATGTCGCTCCGCCGCGAGGCGAAAAATCCGGGGCTATAGCTCAGCTGGGAGAGCGCTTGCATGGCATGCAAGAGGTCGACGGTTCGATCCCGTCTAGCTCCACCAATTTACAGTTCAAGGTCTGGCCACACCGGCCTTGAATCGATCAGATCTCAGCACTGATCAGTTGTACAGAAGGTTTGTGTCCCCTTCGTCTAGTGGCCTAGGACACCGCCCTTTCACGGCGGTAACAGGGGTTCGAGTCCCCTAGGGGACGCCACGATTACCCGCTCTGCGGGATTTATAAGGGTCATTCAATTATTGAATGGCCCTTTTGTTTGTCTGGCGTTTGGCCAAATCTCCTTTTTCCTTAAACTGTGCTTCAGACCAGCGGTCATATTTTCGACTTGCAGAATATTATTATGAGAATAATATTCTAATCGTAATATTCGGAGGCAACGATGAACGACAAAAAAGCTCAAACCCGCGAACGCATCCTCAAGGCTGCCAGCGCCGCACTGATCCAGCGTGGCCCGGCCGAGCCGAGCGTGGGTGAAGTGATGGGCGCCGCCGGCCTGACTGTCGGTGGCTTCTATGCGCACTTTGAAAGCAAGGACGCCATGATGCTTGAGGCGTTCAAGCAGTTGCTGGGGCGTCGCCGAGACCTGATCGCCGACATGGACTCTGAATTGACCGGCGAAGAGCGTCGCGCCCTGGTGGCAGCGTTCTACCTGTCGCGCAAACACCGTGATTCCAGCGATTCGGCCTGCCCGATCCCGGCATCCATCGGTGAGCTGGGACGGCTGCCGGAAGAGTTCCGCATCGCGCTGAACGAGCACCTGGAGTTGATGATCGCGCAGTTGGCTTCAAGCCCTGAAGACATCGATAAAACGTTGGCCGACGTGGCCTTGATGGTGGGTGGTCTGGCGCTCTCAAGGGCGTTGGGGCCTGGTGATTTATCCGATCGATTGCTGCGCGCTGCCAAGTCGGCGGTGCGTTGACCTGAAGGCAACGAGCCTGAGGAGAGAGCGATGAGCACGTTGAAGTGGGTTCGCGGCGTTAATGGCACCTTGGGCTGGTTTGCACCGAAACTGGTGGCAAGCAAAATGCGGCTGGCATTCATGACCCCTCGCGCCAATGCGCCACGGGATTGGGAATTGCCGCTGCTGGCGAAATCCGAGCGGATCACTTTGCGTTTCGGCCTCTCCGCGCTGCGCTGGGGGCAAGGTCCGACGGTTCTGCTGATGCACGGTTGGGAAGGGCGTCCGACCCAATTTGCCGCGCTGATCACGGCGCTGGTCGAATCCGGCTACACCGTTGTCGCTCTCGACGGTCCGGCCCACGGTCGTTCGCCAGGGCGCGAAGCCAACGTCGTACTGTTTGCTCGGGCGATGCTCGAAGCCGCCGCTGAATTGCCTCCGCTGCAGGCCGTCATCGGCCATTCCATGGGCGGCGCCAGCGCCATGCTCGCGGTGCAATTGGGGTTGCGCACTGAAACCCTGGTCAGCATTGCCGCTCCGGCTCGCATTCTGGGCGTGTTGCGCGGGTTTGCCCGTTACGTCGGAATGCCGCCAAGAGCTCGTTCTGCCTTCATTCGGCAAGTCGAGCAGGATGTCGGCATGCGTGCCGCAACCCTCGATGTCGCCCACTATCAGCTGGATATGCCGGGCCTGATCGTGCACGCCGAAGACGACACCTTCGTCTCGGTCAAGGAATCCCAACTGATCCACGAATCCTGGTTCGACAGCCGACTGCTGCGCCTGGAAGCCGGCGGTCACCAGCGCGTGCTGGCCGACCCTCGGGTGATTGATGGCGTGTTATCACTGCTGGCCGGTCGCAGCCTTCAGGCGCGGCAATCGGCGTAGTCATCCGTTACACTGCCTCGGTTGAATCATTTGACCGGGAGTAGGGCATGGGCTGGGATCGGGCAACGCCGTTTACCATTGATCTGCAAGTGGGCGCCGAGGACATCGACGGGCTGGGGCACGCGAACAACGCGGTGTACGTCTCCTGGCTCGAACGTTGCGCCTGGCGCCACTCGCAGCGGCTGGGTCTGGATCTGGTCGAGTACCGTCGTCTGGATCGGGCGATGGCGGTGGTGCGGCACGAAATCGACTACCTGGCGGCCGCCTACGAAGGTGATGAACTGCAATTGGCGACCTGGATCGTCGATTGGGATCAGCGCCTGAAAATGACCCGTCACTTCCAGCTGATTCGCCCCAGCGACAACACCACGCTGCTGCGTGCCCAGACCACCTTTGTCTGCATCGAGCTGTCCACCGGCAGGCCCAAGCGCATGCCCGCCGAGTTCATCGAAGGCTACGGCCCGGCCATCCAGACAGCGGACATGGGTTTAACCCGCGAAACCCAGTAAACTGCCGCACGTTTTTCCTTGAGTGTGTGTTTCCCATGCAAATTGCTCTGGCGCCGATGGAAGGGTTGGTCGATGACATCCTGCGCGATGTCCTGACCCGTGTCGGCGGTATCGACTGGTGCGTGACCGAGTTCATCCGGGTCAACGACCAGTTGCTGACTCCGGCCTATTTCCACAAGTTCGGCCCTGAATTGCTCAACGGTGCCCGCACAGCTTCCGGCGTACCGTTGCGCGTGCAATTACTGGGTTCCGATCCGGTGTGCCTGGCGGAAAACGCTGCGCTGGCCTGCGAACTGGGCTCTGAAGTGATTGATCTGAACTTCGGCTGCCCGGCCAAGACCGTCAACAAGTCTCGTGGCGGTGCGGTGCTGCTCAAGGAGCCGGAGCTGCTCAACCAGATCGTCGAACACGTGCGGCGTGCCGTGCCGGCACATATTCCGGTTACCGCCAAGATGCGCCTCGGTTTCGATAGCCCGGACGGCTCGCTGGTCTGCGCCACGGCGCTGGCCGAAGGCGGCGCCGAGCATATTGTGGTTCACGCCCGGACCAAGATGGACGGCTACAAGCCACCGGCTCATTGGGAGTGGATTCCGCGCGTGCAGGACGTGGTCAAGGTGCCGGTGTTCGCCAACGGTGACATCTGGAGCGTCGAAGACTGGCGCCGCTGCCGGGAAATCAGCGGCGTCGAGGACATCATGCTCGGTCGCGGCCTGGTTTCGCGTCCGGATCTGGCCCGTCAGATCGCTGCCGCCCGTGCCGGCGAGGAAGTCGTCGAGATGACCTGGGCCGAGCTGCTGCCGCTGATCCAGGACTTCTGGCTGCAAGCCAAGGCGCAGATGACAGCGCGCCAATCCCCGGGCCGCTTGAAGCAATGGCTGGCGATGCTGACCCGCAATTATCCTGAGGCTACCGAGCTGTTCACCGTGTTGCGCCGAGAAACCGAGCCGGACCACGTCTCGCGTTTGCTGGGCTTGCCGGTCGCCGAAGCCGCCTGAAAAAATCTCCGAACAATCTCTTGAAAACAAAACGCAGGTCCCTATCTAAGGGTTACGCGATGCCGAATTCGGGTCGCGGAGACAAAAACCTTGCTGATTATTTTCAGGAGATTTGAACCATGAGTACTGCATTTTCCCTCGCGCCACTGTTCCGTTCCTCGGTAGGCTTCGACCGTTTCAACGACCTGTTCGAAACCGCCCTGCGCAACGAGCCAGGCAGCAGCTATCCGCCTTACAACGTCGAAAAACACGGTGACGATCAATACCGCATCGTCGTGGCGGCGGCCGGTTTCCAGGAAGAAGACCTGGAACTGCAAGTCGAGAAAGGCGTGCTGACCATCAGTGGCGGCAAGCGTGACGCGAACGAAGGCGTCACTTTCCTGCACCAGGGCATTGCCCAGCGTGCATTCAAGCTGTCCTTCCGCCTGGCCGATCACATCGAGATCAAGGCCGCCGGCCTGAGCAACGGCCTGCTGAGCATCGATCTGCTGCGTGTGATCCCGGAAGAAGCGAAAGCCAAACGCATCCCGATCAACGGGACGCAAAAGCCGGCGCTGCAACACTGATTCACTTGCAGAAACAAGTCGTCTGAACGGGCGATAAGCCGCTGAATGAAGGCCCCGATACGTCGGGGCCTTTTTTGTGGGCGCAGGAAAACTGCAGTTCGGCTTTGCCGCCAGCGACGGTTTCTCTACAATCCGCCGCAGTTTTGCCGACCCCCATCCTTACCGGTCGGCCTGGAGCCTTTTTCATGGACGATATTCAACAGCGCTGGCTGTGCGCCCTCTCTGCGCCGATGGTGGCGCTCAATCCTCGCGCCGAATACGACGAGCCAGCGTTTTACGCCGATCCGCAATTCATCGACTTGCAATGCAGCTGGGGAATCAATGACCGCCCGCAATTATTGAGCATGTTCAAACGCATGACCGACAACGGTCATGCCAGACATCTCAATGGTGCCTATCAGGCCTGGCAGCGTTGTCTGCCCGGCGAATGGCACGCATTGATGGATACCCTCGAGCCGCGTGAGCGCGTTCTGCACGATTTTGCCAGTCGCACCTTTGGTGACTGCGGGCCTGGCGGCATTCTGGCCTGGGACTATGGTCGCATGGGGTTTCTGCTGCGCTGCGCGGTGCGCAACCAGTGGATTGATCCGACTGAAAGCGCCTGGTTGCACGGGCGGTTGGCGGTCAGGGCCCAGTATCACTACAGCAGCTGGAAATCGTATTTCAACGGATTCCTTTTCGGTCGCGGGTTCTGGGGATGTGAAAGCAAAGGTGATGACACCTTTGCTTTCGAGCTGGATCGGCAGGGCGAGCAATCGAACAGCGTGCAAGTGGCCCGTGGGCTTGCGCAGAACATGCCGGTTTTTCTGAACAACCTGCCTTGGCATCTGGAGCTCGACTTGCCCCAGCGTCCGGAATCTCTTGAGGAGTTCGACTGGTCATGAGTTGCTGGATACGTTTGGGTATCGAACCCACCGACGATGAATCGTTGATTCGAGATGCGTACCGCGCACGGCTGCCGGAACATCATCCGGAATCCGACCCTGAAGGATTCCAGGCACTGCGTCAGGCATACGAAAGTGCGATTCGCTTTGCTCGCGAAGAAGCACTTGAAGTGTCTGAAACCGTGGTTTCGGAAGTGCCTCAGGCCCTTGCCGACTTTGACAATCTGTTGAACGACCCGGCGCAGCGTTTTGATCCGCAGGCCTGGCAGAGCTTTGTCAAAACCCTGGATCAACTGCCGCTCGGCGTGCTCGACGACCTGCGCTGGGCGCTGTTTGGCCAGATGTTCAACGCCGATCTGTTGTCGCATCGTTGCGCCAGCGTACTCGTTGACCACATGGGCTGGCAGCATCAGTTGATGTCGCTGGGCTTCGAGCAGGCTCGGCAGGCGGAAGACTTTCTCGATCAGATCAATAAGCCCGACCCGTTCGATATGGCGTTGATGGGGGATTGGTCCGCCGCTGCGCAGACCGAAAGCCTTTGGTATTTGCACACCCTGGATATGATCTTCAATCAGCGCTCGCTGCAGGAGTTCGACCGCTTTGTCAGTCGGCACACCTGCCTGCCATTGCCGGATCACACGGCGTCGATCAAGCGTCTGGTCGTGCAGTTCACTCAGGCTGGCATTGGGGGCGAGGGGCTGCGGCAGTTCTGCGTCGAGCTACAGCGTGAAACGCCGAATGACGTGGATTCGCTGTACCTGCTGGCCTGTCAGAACAGCCTGCTGGGGCTGGAGGACGAGGCATTTGCGTGCTGGGTGCAACTCTGGCAGGAACACCGGCACCCGAAGGCCGAGAGCGAGTTGTTGGGCTTGTGCGCCAGGCGTCAGCCGGATTTTCTTCCTTTGTTGATTCAGGCCTTCGACCGTCTCGGTGATTTTCGCGATTGGGCCTTTGATCTGGGGGATGCCACTCAAGCCTACGGCAGTCCATCGCTCCGGCCCGAAACCCTGGCTCGCTGGATGGGCATTGGCCCGGACCAGGCTCAGGGCCTGGCCAAGGCGTTTTTGAACTGGCGGATGGCCGACGACGAATTGCCTTTGCTCGCGTTGCTGTTGGGCGCGCACGACGATGTTCGACTGCAGCAGCTTTATCGACACGCCTGGGCTCTGCATCGAGGCGATGTGCAACTGTTACAACAGTTGGTCGATCAGCCTCCGGCCATCGATGCACTTGAAGAACTGGTTCTGAGCGGGTTCAGGTCTCAAGCCCGACAGCATTTGCGTTGGTTGAGTCATGGGCCGATCCCGCTGACGATGGGCGCGTTTATCGATGAGGGTTCACAGCAAACGCACCTGCCCGAAGCGCTGGAGAAAGGCAGCGGCCACAAAGTCTGCCTTGCATGGCTGCGCAGGTTGCGAGCATACAGCCCGGTAGCGCTGGAGCGAATCGAGCAGGCGTTCTCCTTGGGCGACACGTACACGGCCGGCGAGCTGGCGGTGCTGAGTGTGCTGACCCAATTGAGTGATCGAGGCGTGGCATTGCCACCTGTCGGCTCGGGAGAAGCGGTGTGGCAATGGCACGCCAGCACCCTATATCTGTTGGCATTGCTCAGCGAGCCGGAACGCTGGCTGAGCTTGACGGGTGATCTGACGCTGGAACACCTGCCGTTCGATTCGGCCCAGCCAGCCAGTCGGTTGCAACCGCTGTTGCGGCGTCTTTATCGCGAGCAGGGAGATCTCAACGGTTTGCTTGGCTGGTTGCAGGTCGAAGACCCGGTGCATGCCGTTCTTGCCCGGCAATTGATGGGCGTCCAGCAAGCACTCGACAGCGTGCGATTACTGAGCAATGACCGCTTGTATGATTGTGTGCACAGCGACCTGCGTGCGTTCAGTGATGACGTGCTCGGACGCATGCTGCTGACCGGTGTGCTGTATCACGATCCATTGATGGATGCGCAGCAGCGCCGCTATTTGCTCGAAAGGACAACCGAGATCATCAACTCACAGGACTGGTTCGACGGTTTCCGTCACAGTCTGATCAAGGGCGAGCCGACGCACCCGCCATCACAGGCGTTGACGGAGTATGAAGGTATCCACAGCGAGACCTTTTACCTGGCCCTCGATGCGCTCAAAGGGTTGGTGCGCTACGGCAGCGCCGGGGTGCCGCGACAGAAAATTTTGCTGCGCATGCAGCGCGCCAAGGACAACCCGGACCATGGGGTCGGTCTGCGTCTGGCGTTCAGTGCATTGTTGTCGTGGTCGGAACGCTTGCTGCTGGCCCGGGCCGACAGTCGTCCGGCATCGCCTGTGGCCTTCTGGCGCCTGAATACTCGCCTGGCGCGTGGGCCGTTCTTCTGGCAGGTGCTCGGCTCGTTGTTGGTGACGCCGCTGGCGGCTTTGCTCAGCGGCACACCGTTGTCCGCAATTGCCGTATTGCTGCTGGGCGGTGTGTTCTTGCTTGGGGCCATACTGCGACGTTTGCATGACATGGGGCGGGGCATCCCGACGTTGTTGATCCTGCTCTGCCTGTCGCCGGTGTTGCCGTTTCTGCCGTTGATGCTGTTTGCGTTTCCCGGTGACAAGCTGCCCAACCGTTATGGTGTGCCGCCGGACAGCGCCGGTGAAGACATGCTGCCCGGCGGCTTGCAGGCTACGCTGCGTCGGCTCAACGGTTAGAGATGCAGTTCATCGAGCGCCTTCTCGAGCTGTGATCGATGGCTGGCAATCTCTCTGGGTTGCTGGCCGCCGAGCACGGCGTTGAAGGTGTCCATCCAGTCGGCAATGCGTTCGCGTTCATTGCCGAGGCTCTGCATCCAGGCGCGTTCAAGGCGTGCCAGCAATGTGCGGTTGGGCAGCGAATCGCGAGGGTGGACTTTCAGGGTAGAAAGTCGTTCACGGCTGTCTTGCCGAGCCTGCTCGTCGAGCCCGGTCGGACTGCGGTCGATACTGTGGCTGTGACGTTCGCCACTGTCGAGCAGGGTGACGTCCACTTCCAGCAGGCCATTGATGTCATAGCTGAAGCGTACATCCAGGCTCTGAATGTGTTCGCTGGGCTTGAACTGCACATCAAAGGAATCGATGAAGATGTTGTCGCGCACCCACGGGCGCTCACCCTGATAAACCGCAATGCGGATCTCGGTCTGTTGTGCAAACGTTGTGGAGTAGCGCTGTACCCGTGAGGTCGGAATAACGGTGTTGCGCTCGATAATCGGCGAAAAAGCACCACTGATACCTTCACCACGGTTGGTCGAAATCCCCAGGGTGTAAGGGCAGACATCGGTCAGAATCAACTCTTCAACTGCACCGTCCCGTGCCTTGCACGCCGCTTGCGTCGCCGCACCCAGTGCGACGATCGTGTCCGGATCGAGGTGTCGGTAAGGCAGGCGTCCGAAGAGCGTGGCCACCATTTGCTGCACCGCCGGCATCCGTGTGGCGCCGCCCACCAGCACCAGGCTGTCGAGGTCTCGGGGTTTGAGGCGGGCATCGCGCAGGGCTTGCTCGATCGGTGCGCGCAAGCGGGCCAGAAGAGGTTCCCAGATTTTTATCGCGCGGGTTTCGTCCAGCGACCATTCGAACGTCCTGTCGGTATATCGCCAGTTCAGGTGCCGGGTGCCTTCACCGAGTTTGCATTTGAGCTGTTCCAGCGCATCGCTCAAGCTGGCCATGCCCTGCGCGTCGATCATGGCGGGCGTCAGTTGCCATTCGCTGAGGCACGCCTGCAGCAAGGCCTCGGTAAAGTCTTCGCCACCCAGAAAGTTGTCACCAGTGGACGCATGCACCTCGATCAGCGGCAACGCATATTCCAGCACCGTGACATCGAAAGTCCCGCCGCCCAGATCGAAGATCAGCGTGCGTTCGAATTTCTGTTCATGCAGCCCGTAGGCCATGGCGGCGGCGGTCGGCTCGTTGATCAGTCGGGAGACTTTCAGCCCTGCCAGTTCGGCAGCGAACAGCGTGCGTTTGCGTTGCTCGTCACTGAAATACGCCGGCACGGAAATCACCGCTTCAGACACCGGATGACCGAGAAAGGCCTCGGCATCCTGTTTGAGCGAACCGATCACCAGCGCCGAGAGTTCTTCCGGGCTGAATGAGCGCCCACCCAGTTCCAGACGTTTTTCACTGCCCATGAATCGCTTGAACGCCGCCGCTGTGCGTTCCGGGTGGGTGGTCAGGCGTGCGCGGGCGGCTTTGCCGACCAGAATGCTGTCGTCTTCATCGAGGCTGACGACGGAAGGCGTGAGTACCTCGCCGAGGGCGTTGGGGATCAACCGGGCCTGACCGTCCTGCCAGACGGCGATCAAACTGTTGGTGGTACCAAGGTCAATGCCCAGCAGGGCCGGGCGGGGGAGGGTTGCATCCTGCATGATCGATCTCGAAACGGCGCGAAAAAACGCGACCCTACAGGTTGCCGCCAACCCTGGCAATTACCGGCCTGACGTCAATGCCTGCGGTCAGCAACCGCAGGCGTTCCGGTCAAGCCAGCAACCCTTTCAACACCTCCAGCGCCACCGGCCGACTGTGCAGATACCCCTGATACAAATGGCAACCCAGCCCTTGCAGGAACTCCAGTTGCTCCGGGGTTTCCACGCCTTCGGCGATCACTTCCAGCTCCAGGCTGCGGGCCATGGCGACGATGGCGCGAATGATCTCGGCGTCGTTGGGGTCGCTGGTGGCGTCGCGGATGAAGGATTGATCGATCTTCAGCGTGTCCACCGGTAGGCGTTTCAGATAGGTCAGTGATGAATAGCCAGTGCCGAAGTCGTCCATGGCGAAGCTCACGCCGAGTTTTTTCAGGCGGCGCATCTTGCTGATGGTGTCTTCCAGATTCTGGATGACGATGCCTTCGGTGATTTCCAGTTTCAGCAGCGAGCAGGGCAGGCCGTGGCTGGTCATGCTGTGTTCGATGCGTTCGACGAAGTCGTTCTGGCGGAACTGCCGGGGGCTGATGTTCACGCACAGGCTGAACGCCAGAGGATCGATCAGGCCTTCGGCGATCAGTTGTTTGAAGGCATCGCAGGCCTCATCGAGGATCCAGGTGCCGACCTCGAGGATCAGCCCGCTGTCCTCCAGGACCTTGATGAACTCGGTGGGTGATTGTGCGCCGAGTTCCGGGTGATTCCAGCGCACCAGCGCTTCGGCGCCGATGATGCGATTGTCCCGGGCGTCCACTTGCGGCTGGAAATGCACGTTGAATTCGCCACGGGACAGCGCCAGGCGCAGATCGGTCTCCATGCGCAGCCGTTCGCTGGCCGCTTTCTGCATGGTGTTGTGGTACATCTGCGTGGTGTTGCGCCCGGAATCCTTGGCCCGGTACAACGCAATGTCCGCGCGCTTGAGCAGGTCGGTCGGGGTCGAGCCGTGATCGGGAATCAGTGCGACGCCAATGCTCGGCGTCACTTGCAGGCGCTGGCCGTCGAGGAACATCGGCTCCGAGAGCAATTCGCGAATGGTGTCGGCCAGTTCACGCACCTGGCCGCTGACTTCGTTGCGGGTGCCTTCCAGGCCGCTGAGCAACACCACGAATTCATCGCCACCGAGCCGAGCCACGGTGTCTTCCATGCGCACACTGGCTTCGAGGCGCGCGGTGATGATTTTCAGCACCGTATCGCCGACCGGATGGCCGAGCGAGTCGTTGATGTGCTTGAAGTGATCCAGATCGAGAAACAACAGCGCGCCGCGCAGGTTGTGGCGTTTGAGCAGGGCGATCTGCTGGCTCAGGCGATCCATCAGCAGCGCACGGTTGGGCAGGTTGGTCAGCGGGTCGTGGTAGGCCAGATGACGGATCTGCGCTTCGGCGTTCTTCAGCAGGCTGACGTCCCGGGCGGTCATCAGCAGGCAGGCGGTTTCGTTGAGCGTGATCGGCTCGACCGAAACCTCCACCGTCAGCAATTCCCCGCGCTTGTTGCGCCCGAGCATTTCCTGATGGTGCACGCGGCCCTTGATCTGTAGCTCTGCGAGCAGCCCCGAGCGCTGTTTTTCCTCGGCCCAGATGCCGACCTGATACACGGTCTTACCGACCACTTCATCGGCACGGTAGCCGGTCAGGCGACAGAAGCCGTCGTTGACCTCCAGATAACGCCCGGTGTCTCGTTCGGTGATGGTGATGGCGTCGGGGCTGGAGTGAAACGCCTTGGCGAACTTCTCTTCACTGGCCTTGAGCGCCGCTTCCGAGCGCTGTTGCTGGGTGATGTCGCGCAGCGTGGTGACGATACACGGCTGGTTGCCGACGCTGATCTGGCGGCTGGAAATCACACAGGTCAGCGACTGACCGTCCTTGTGCTGGACGATGATCGCGACATTGCTCAGGCCCTGTTCGCGGATCACCCGTTCGATGCGCTGCAGGCTTTTCGCCGAGGCATCCCACAGACCGATTTCTTCGGCGGTATGGCCGATGACGTCAGTGGCGCTCCAGCCGAAAGTCTGGGTGAAACTGGAGTTGATCTCGATGAATTCCCCGGTTTCCTGGCGGGTCACGCAAATCGGGTCGGGGCTGACCTGGAACAGCGTGGC from Pseudomonas allokribbensis encodes the following:
- a CDS encoding PAS domain S-box protein, translated to MPKSVDRIPPMPRIQAIDPRRSEQSWESAPQLLAALNGARLGAWYWDIERGQISWSRGTQALFGFDPRQPLPEDLEYLDLLPPEDRAKTVRAFHAVIAGAPLEQAMHHRIRWPDGSLHWLEINGSLLPDKHGRPRMIGVIREITHQRQREQALSSSEKRFATLFHLCPNMVLLTRQEDGLISEANQYFESLFGWPVQSAIGRTTLELGLWVHPEQRAELVKKTKAKGELISMEVQFRASNGQVHDGILSAQKVELEGQPYLLSTFLDTTERKAAEHALKDSQERLDLALDSAQLGTWDWHIPSGMLYGSARAAQLHGLEPIPFHESFDEFFEGVPGEERDSMRDAYRSLREGPAGNYQLTYRVQLPDGSSRYLESRARLYRDENGAPLRMAGTLLDITDQVEREQRLVASEEKFATLFQVSPDPICVTRQETGEFIEINSSFTQTFGWSATDVIGHTAEEIGLWDASAKSLQRIERVIREQGLSNVAIIVQHKDGQSLTCVISSRQISVGNQPCIVTTLRDITQQQRSEAALKASEEKFAKAFHSSPDAITITERDTGRYLEVNDGFCRLTGYRADEVVGKTVYQVGIWAEEKQRSGLLAELQIKGRVHHQEMLGRNKRGELLTVEVSVEPITLNETACLLMTARDVSLLKNAEAQIRHLAYHDPLTNLPNRALLMDRLSQQIALLKRHNLRGALLFLDLDHFKHINDSLGHPVGDTVLKIITARLEASVRMEDTVARLGGDEFVVLLSGLEGTRNEVSGQVRELADTIRELLSEPMFLDGQRLQVTPSIGVALIPDHGSTPTDLLKRADIALYRAKDSGRNTTQMYHNTMQKAASERLRMETDLRLALSRGEFNVHFQPQVDARDNRIIGAEALVRWNHPELGAQSPTEFIKVLEDSGLILEVGTWILDEACDAFKQLIAEGLIDPLAFSLCVNISPRQFRQNDFVERIEHSMTSHGLPCSLLKLEITEGIVIQNLEDTISKMRRLKKLGVSFAMDDFGTGYSSLTYLKRLPVDTLKIDQSFIRDATSDPNDAEIIRAIVAMARSLELEVIAEGVETPEQLEFLQGLGCHLYQGYLHSRPVALEVLKGLLA